CCGTACCCTTGAACTCATGCAGTTGTGGACCAAGATCAACCCGTGGTTTGAGGCCAACGGGCGCGATCTGCCCTGGCGAGAGCCCGGATTTAGCGCGTGGGGAACGCTCGTGAGCGAGTTCATGCTGCAGCAGACCCAGGTGAGCCGCGTCATCCCAAAACTTGAGGATTTTCTGAACAAGTGGCCGACCCCGATCGACCTTGCGGAGTCGCCGGCTAGCGACGCCGTTCGGGCTTGGGACAGGCTCGGGTACCCGAGAAGAGCGCTCTGGCTGCACCGCGCAGCAACGACCATCGCCGAGCAACACAACGGAGTTGTGCCCCGCGACGTGGATGCGCTGCTCGCTCTGACCGGCGTTGGCGACTACACGGCGCGGGCCGTCGCCGTGTTTGCGTATGGCGACCGGCATCCGGTTGTGGATACCAATACGCGGCGCGTCATCGCGCGCGCCGTTCACGGAAGGGGCGAAGCCGCTCCCCCGCAGGCCACAACAGATCTTGCCGATATGGAAGCGCTCATGCCGGCAGAAGACGGTGCCGCCGCCGTCTTCAACGCTGGAATGATGGAGCTCGGCGCGATTGTCTGCACCGCCAAAAAGCCGCTCTGCGATGAGTGCCCGCTCGCCACGGTCTGTGCCTGGCGCGCGTCGGGTTATCCAGCATACGAGGGCAAAAAGCGAGCAACCCAAAAGCGCTTCGAGGGGTCTGACCGTCAGGTACGCGGCCTCATCATGGCGGCAGCGAGGGCGGCAGACACCGGCGTTACCGATACTGAGATCGTGGCGCTGTGGGCGGATGCCGAGCAGCGCGACAGGGCGCTCGCAAGCCTTATCCGCGATGGGTTGCTTGTGCCGCAGCGCTCGGCGCGCTACGTACTCGCAAGCTAGGAGCGGTGTTTGGGGCTAGCCCTGACTGTTGGTGTGGTCGACCTCGTCAAGCCCAAGTGACTGCAACAGCGCAAACATGGCGCCGAGCGAAAATGCCGTGAGCTCGTGGGGCAATACCTGCTGCTCACTCTCACTGACGTCGCCTGGTGCATCGGTTGCTCCGTTGGCGACCCGGGGAAGAAGCCGAACATACTCCCTCACGATTGTGATGACCTGCTCGCGCCAAGCCGGCACCCGAATACCGAAGAGTATTGCCTCGACCGCGAGGGCATAAGCCTGATCGAGCGAAAGCGGAATTTCCGCAGGAGCGTTGCCGCGTTCCGCGTCAGCCCCGCTGCTTGAGCCGGCGGCCGCGCGCGCAAGTTCCTCGGCAAGCGCGTCAAGTCCGTAGCGCGTTGCCTCAAGAAAGAGCTGCTCTTTTGAGTTGAACTGGGAATACACAGCGCCCTTAGTGAACCCAGCGGCAATGGCGATGTCTTCGAGCGAGACTCCGTTGAATCCCCGCTCGGAGAACAGGCGCGCTGCGGAGCGGATGAGCTGCTCTCGCGTGCTGAGCGTGGCCGTTCGGCTGCCGATCCACGC
The DNA window shown above is from Lysinibacter cavernae and carries:
- a CDS encoding TetR/AcrR family transcriptional regulator, coding for MAKKSPKREPNGAEEQLHDATRALAEAAAKLGSSLGGQISAEAEATVSKGLLSAAKALANATAWIGSRTATLSTREQLIRSAARLFSERGFNGVSLEDIAIAAGFTKGAVYSQFNSKEQLFLEATRYGLDALAEELARAAAGSSSGADAERGNAPAEIPLSLDQAYALAVEAILFGIRVPAWREQVITIVREYVRLLPRVANGATDAPGDVSESEQQVLPHELTAFSLGAMFALLQSLGLDEVDHTNSQG
- a CDS encoding A/G-specific adenine glycosylase → MQLWTKINPWFEANGRDLPWREPGFSAWGTLVSEFMLQQTQVSRVIPKLEDFLNKWPTPIDLAESPASDAVRAWDRLGYPRRALWLHRAATTIAEQHNGVVPRDVDALLALTGVGDYTARAVAVFAYGDRHPVVDTNTRRVIARAVHGRGEAAPPQATTDLADMEALMPAEDGAAAVFNAGMMELGAIVCTAKKPLCDECPLATVCAWRASGYPAYEGKKRATQKRFEGSDRQVRGLIMAAARAADTGVTDTEIVALWADAEQRDRALASLIRDGLLVPQRSARYVLAS